A window from Triticum aestivum cultivar Chinese Spring chromosome 6D, IWGSC CS RefSeq v2.1, whole genome shotgun sequence encodes these proteins:
- the LOC123145081 gene encoding F-box protein PP2-A13, translated as MGTGSSILGADADWGETSLGDMPESCVAAVLLNLDPPEICQVACLNRAFRGAASADCVWAGKLPANYRYLAALAAAADDEGDGDGDGNVKPCSPISTKKGIYARLCRPTPFDGGTKEFWIEKNKGGLCMSISSKAMAITGIDDRRYWSHLVTEESRFHSVAYLQQIWWLEVGGELDFCFPAGSYSLFFRLHLGRAHRRMGRRVCGTELIHGWDARPTRFQLSTSDEQQATSEYYLDGPGSWILYHVGDFVISNSDELTSLKYSMMQIDCTHTKGGLCVDSVAIYPKGYRRENMNMVYM; from the exons ATGGGGACGGGATCAAGCATCCTTGGCGCCGATGCCGATTGGGGTGAGACGTCTCTCGGCGACATGCCGGAGAGCTGCGTGGCGGCGGTGCTGCTCAACCTTGACCCGCCGGAGATCTGCCAAGTAGCCTGCCTCAACCGCGCCTTCCGGGGCGCCGCATCCGCGGACTGCGTCTGGGCCGGCAAGCTGCCCGCTAACTACCGGTACCTTGCGGCCCTCGCAGCTGCCGCTGATGATGAGGGCGATGGCGACGGAGACGGCAATGTCAAGCCCTGCTCCCCTATATCGACTAAGAAGGGGATTTACGCGCGCCTGTGCCGACCTACTCCATTTGATGGCGGTACAAAG GAATTCTGGATCGAGAAGAACAAGGGAGGTCTTTGTATGTCCATCTCCTCAAAAGCGATGGCGATCACAGGTATAGATGACCGAAGATATTGGAGCCACCTTGTCACAGAGGAATCAAG ATTCCATAGTGTTGCCTATCTTCAGCAAATTTGGTGGCTTGAAGTGGGTGGGGAGCTTGATTTCTGCTTCCCTGCAGGTTCATACAGCCTGTTTTTCCGTCTTCACCTGGGTCGAGCGCACAGACGCATGGGTCGTCGGGTTTGTGGAACTGAGCTCATTCATGGGTGGGATGCCAGACCCACGCGGTTCCAGCTCTCAACATCGGACGAACAGCAGGCTACATCGGAGTATTATCTAGATGGACCGGGAAGCTGGATTCTCTACCACGTCGGTGATTTTGTCATCTCGAACTCGGATGAGCTGACCAGCCTGAAGTATTCAATGATGCAGATTGACTGCACCCATACGAAAGGTGGTTTGTGCGTTGATTCGGTTGCGATATACCCGAAAGGGTATCGGCGCGAGAACATGAACATGGTCTACATGTGA